A single region of the Gilliamella apis genome encodes:
- the rpsF gene encoding 30S ribosomal protein S6, whose protein sequence is MRHYEIVFMVHPDQSEQVPGMIERYTGTLTTDGGKIHRLEDWGRRQLAYPIEKLHKAHYVLMNVEATQEAVNELEDNFRFNDAVIRSLIMRTKHSVTETSPMLKAKDERRSSEEDFSDANMDDDSEE, encoded by the coding sequence ATGCGTCATTACGAAATTGTATTTATGGTTCACCCAGATCAAAGTGAACAAGTACCTGGTATGATCGAACGTTATACTGGTACGTTAACCACTGATGGTGGCAAAATCCATCGTTTAGAAGATTGGGGTCGTCGTCAATTAGCATATCCTATCGAAAAATTGCATAAAGCACATTATGTGTTAATGAATGTTGAAGCTACTCAAGAAGCAGTAAATGAACTTGAAGATAACTTCCGTTTCAATGATGCAGTAATTCGCAGTTTAATTATGCGTACCAAACATTCTGTAACTGAAACATCACCAATGCTAAAAGCTAAAGATGAACGTCGTAGTTCTGAAGAAGATTTTAGCGATGCAAACATGGACGATGATTCGGAAGAATAA
- the priB gene encoding primosomal replication protein N — translation MQTWTMIRKNNRLVLSGLITKTPIKKMSPSGISHCQFYLEHVSEQIEAGLSRQAWCIMPVIVSGQHELSYSIKKGSKVLVSGFISTHTKRDKTSQIVLHADQIKLLGE, via the coding sequence ATGCAAACATGGACGATGATTCGGAAGAATAATCGTTTAGTTTTATCGGGATTGATTACTAAAACCCCGATTAAAAAAATGAGTCCAAGTGGGATATCACACTGTCAGTTTTATTTAGAACATGTTTCTGAACAAATCGAAGCAGGACTCTCAAGACAAGCATGGTGCATAATGCCCGTTATTGTCAGTGGACAACACGAGTTAAGTTACAGTATTAAAAAAGGCAGCAAAGTTTTGGTAAGTGGCTTTATTAGTACACATACTAAACGAGATAAAACCAGTCAAATAGTTTTACATGCTGACCAAATTAAACTATTAGGAGAATAG
- the rpsR gene encoding 30S ribosomal protein S18, translated as MARYFRRRKFCRFTAEGVKEIDYKDVSLLKSYITESGKIVPSRITGTSAKYQRQLARAIKRARYLALLPYTDNHQ; from the coding sequence ATGGCACGTTACTTCCGTCGTCGCAAATTCTGCCGTTTTACAGCAGAAGGCGTTAAAGAAATTGATTATAAAGATGTTTCTTTATTAAAAAGCTATATCACAGAAAGTGGTAAAATCGTACCAAGCCGTATTACTGGTACTAGCGCAAAATATCAACGTCAACTAGCTCGCGCTATCAAACGCGCTCGTTACTTGGCATTATTACCATATACTGACAATCATCAGTAA
- the rplI gene encoding 50S ribosomal protein L9 — protein sequence MQIILLDKVANLGSLGDQVNVKAGYARNFLIPQGKAVPATKKNIEFFEARRAELEAKLAETLKAAEQRVAEINALGKVTITSKAGDEGRLFGSIGTRDIADAVKARGIQVSKSEVRLPNGVLRTTGEHEVLFQVHSEAFAKVIVDIIPE from the coding sequence ATGCAAATTATTCTACTCGATAAAGTTGCTAATTTAGGCAGCTTAGGTGATCAAGTTAATGTTAAAGCGGGTTACGCTCGTAACTTTTTGATTCCACAAGGTAAAGCAGTACCAGCAACTAAAAAGAATATTGAATTCTTCGAAGCTCGTCGTGCTGAATTAGAAGCAAAATTAGCTGAAACATTAAAAGCAGCTGAACAACGCGTTGCTGAAATCAATGCTTTAGGTAAAGTAACTATTACTTCTAAAGCAGGTGATGAAGGTCGTTTATTTGGTTCAATTGGTACTCGTGATATCGCTGATGCAGTTAAAGCTCGTGGTATTCAAGTATCAAAAAGCGAAGTTCGTTTACCAAATGGTGTATTGCGTACTACTGGTGAACACGAAGTGTTATTCCAAGTACACAGCGAAGCTTTTGCAAAAGTTATTGTTGATATTATTCCTGAATAA
- the ggt gene encoding gamma-glutamyltransferase: MYCIKHKLRKYCCIIFLLSISQYVAAIENVKHKFEAGAVASPDYYGAIAAEEILKKGGNAVDASVATAFALAVTYPEAGNIGGGGFMTIWMEGKPYFIDYRETAPNQASKDMFLDKQKNVVADLSLYSHKASGVPGTVAGMWAVHQRFGKLSWQEVIAPAIRFANQGFTVDKQLITRYQEVQDLAPTNGHFKQYFGAMQEGKIFKQPELGAVLTRIAKDGADEFYRGKTAQLIVQEMAKNGGLITQNDLANYQAKWRDPILANWHDMQVVTAPPPSSGGVGLIQLLLMKQKLADDFKDVKVNSAQYVHLLAEIEKRVFADRAEYMGDPDFVNVPVAKLIDDSYLANRAKSINANAVSITEQVKPGLDNNHEKLQTTHFSVVDKWGNAVSNTYTLNGWFGSAVVVEGTGIVLNNEMDDFSSKPGIANQFGVVGKDANAIEPNKRPLSSMSPSILVKDNEVVMVIGTPGGSRIFTSIFQVVTNIFDNNMTLKSAMDAPRYHHQLLPNNVIFIEPFQAEVPIDLKNQLEKMGYQFEKQDFSGDIQAIRIINNKPQPVSDPRGRGTSIIVK, from the coding sequence ATGTACTGTATCAAACACAAGTTAAGAAAGTATTGTTGCATTATCTTTCTTCTATCAATAAGTCAATATGTAGCGGCCATAGAAAATGTAAAACATAAGTTTGAAGCTGGTGCTGTGGCTTCTCCCGATTATTATGGCGCCATCGCCGCAGAAGAAATCTTAAAAAAGGGTGGTAATGCTGTTGATGCCAGTGTCGCTACTGCATTTGCTTTAGCTGTAACCTACCCAGAAGCGGGCAATATCGGTGGTGGCGGATTTATGACCATTTGGATGGAAGGAAAACCTTATTTTATCGATTATCGAGAGACAGCACCTAATCAAGCCTCTAAAGATATGTTTCTTGATAAACAGAAAAATGTAGTAGCTGATTTAAGCTTATATTCGCATAAAGCATCAGGTGTTCCAGGAACAGTAGCAGGAATGTGGGCGGTTCATCAGCGATTTGGCAAACTTAGTTGGCAAGAAGTGATAGCACCAGCTATTCGGTTTGCAAACCAAGGTTTTACGGTTGATAAACAGCTGATTACACGTTATCAGGAAGTACAGGATCTGGCACCGACCAATGGACATTTTAAACAGTACTTTGGTGCTATGCAGGAAGGAAAAATTTTCAAGCAACCTGAATTAGGTGCTGTGTTAACGCGTATCGCAAAGGACGGTGCTGATGAATTTTACCGAGGTAAAACAGCCCAATTAATTGTGCAAGAAATGGCAAAAAATGGTGGTTTAATCACACAAAATGATTTAGCTAACTATCAAGCTAAATGGCGAGATCCGATCCTAGCCAATTGGCATGATATGCAAGTAGTAACGGCACCACCGCCAAGTTCAGGTGGCGTTGGGTTGATTCAATTATTATTAATGAAACAAAAATTAGCTGATGATTTCAAAGATGTTAAAGTAAACTCTGCTCAGTATGTCCACTTATTAGCAGAGATCGAAAAACGTGTTTTTGCTGACCGCGCTGAATACATGGGTGATCCTGATTTTGTTAATGTACCAGTTGCTAAATTAATTGATGATAGTTATTTAGCTAATCGGGCTAAATCTATTAATGCCAATGCGGTTTCAATTACTGAGCAAGTAAAACCTGGACTAGATAATAATCATGAAAAATTACAAACTACTCATTTTTCAGTTGTAGACAAATGGGGAAATGCTGTTTCTAATACATATACTTTAAATGGTTGGTTTGGATCTGCTGTTGTTGTAGAAGGAACCGGTATTGTTTTAAACAACGAAATGGATGATTTTAGTAGTAAGCCTGGTATTGCCAATCAATTTGGTGTTGTAGGTAAAGATGCTAATGCGATAGAGCCAAATAAACGTCCACTATCATCTATGTCACCAAGTATTTTAGTTAAAGATAATGAAGTGGTTATGGTTATTGGTACCCCTGGTGGTTCGAGAATATTCACTTCTATTTTTCAAGTTGTAACAAATATTTTTGATAATAACATGACATTAAAATCGGCTATGGATGCACCACGTTACCACCATCAATTATTACCAAATAATGTGATTTTTATCGAGCCTTTTCAGGCTGAAGTACCAATTGATCTAAAAAATCAACTTGAGAAAATGGGATATCAATTTGAAAAACAGGATTTCAGTGGTGATATTCAAGCAATTAGAATTATTAATAATAAACCTCAACCGGTATCTGATCCACGTGGCAGAGGAACGTCAATTATTGTTAAATAA
- the celB gene encoding PTS cellobiose transporter subunit IIC, which yields MNTGFVLLQKYLMTPMAKISQFKIVRAVMAAGMASVPFCIVGSMFLVFNTLPMTFTGLETVFENTIFKVSDLYMIANTATMGILALYFNIVVGYELTKIEEEETGLKVNALNGAMLSVFAFVMTLPELVMQSGAMVLLNDQSELVFNGLRLKPFVYRLGTSGIFIAIVMAIIATQLYFLCVRRNWVVKMPETVPLGVSRSFTALIPTFVIAFTILILNGILVYFGTDIFDIIGVPFTFVTNLTKSWLGIMVILFLIHALWVVGIHGASIIGAFITPIMLSNMNENVGGAHIPFAGEFNNSLVILGGSGSTLLMTFFIAFCAKSSQLKILGRASAVPAIFNINEPIIFGMPIVYNPYLALPFLLAPMACGTLGYFAISSGFMNPIIALIPWPSPMGLGAFIGTGGDYRAMFVAILSAILALVIYLPFVKMYDNKLYKEEQAKSDNQ from the coding sequence ATGAATACCGGATTTGTGTTGTTACAAAAGTATCTAATGACTCCGATGGCAAAAATATCGCAGTTTAAGATTGTTCGAGCAGTAATGGCAGCTGGAATGGCGTCAGTACCTTTTTGTATAGTTGGATCGATGTTTTTGGTGTTTAATACTTTGCCGATGACATTTACTGGCTTAGAAACAGTATTTGAAAATACTATTTTCAAAGTAAGTGATCTTTATATGATAGCAAATACAGCAACAATGGGGATATTAGCACTCTATTTTAATATTGTTGTTGGTTATGAATTAACTAAAATTGAAGAAGAAGAAACTGGTTTAAAAGTAAATGCACTTAATGGTGCTATGTTATCGGTATTTGCTTTTGTTATGACTCTACCTGAATTGGTGATGCAAAGCGGTGCAATGGTTTTACTTAATGACCAAAGTGAATTAGTTTTTAATGGGTTACGTTTAAAACCATTTGTTTATCGCTTAGGTACATCTGGTATCTTTATTGCCATTGTTATGGCGATTATTGCAACACAGTTGTATTTCCTTTGTGTACGTCGTAATTGGGTGGTTAAAATGCCGGAAACCGTTCCATTAGGCGTATCTCGATCATTCACTGCATTAATTCCAACTTTTGTTATTGCTTTCACAATTCTTATTCTAAACGGAATTTTGGTGTATTTTGGTACGGATATATTTGATATTATCGGTGTTCCATTTACCTTTGTAACCAATTTAACTAAAAGTTGGCTTGGTATAATGGTGATTCTATTTTTAATCCATGCGCTTTGGGTTGTTGGTATTCACGGTGCTAGTATAATTGGGGCATTCATTACGCCTATAATGCTTAGTAATATGAATGAAAACGTTGGCGGCGCACATATTCCATTTGCTGGTGAGTTCAATAATTCATTGGTAATTTTAGGCGGTTCAGGTTCAACGTTACTTATGACTTTCTTTATTGCTTTTTGTGCTAAATCGAGTCAATTAAAAATTTTGGGTCGAGCTTCAGCTGTCCCGGCAATTTTTAATATCAATGAGCCAATTATTTTCGGTATGCCGATAGTATATAACCCATATCTTGCCTTACCGTTTTTATTAGCACCAATGGCATGTGGTACTTTAGGTTATTTTGCGATTAGTAGTGGGTTTATGAATCCAATTATTGCATTAATACCATGGCCATCACCAATGGGATTAGGGGCGTTTATTGGTACTGGTGGGGACTATCGAGCTATGTTTGTTGCGATACTTTCAGCAATTTTAGCGTTAGTAATTTACCTACCTTTTGTCAAAATGTACGACAACAAGCTTTATAAAGAAGAACAAGCTAAATCAGACAATCAATAG
- a CDS encoding PTS cellobiose transporter subunit IIA, producing MNDQMSSEDIQITAFNIILHSGNAKTKIHAAFKAMRNAEFDTANQLLEEANEEILEAHKSQTDLLQSYANGCKIEMEIIMVHAQDHLMTTMTLREVAIEMCYLYQKNYQLSNQ from the coding sequence ATGAATGACCAAATGAGCTCAGAGGATATTCAAATTACCGCATTTAATATTATTTTACATAGTGGTAATGCCAAAACCAAAATTCATGCTGCTTTCAAAGCAATGAGAAACGCAGAATTTGATACAGCAAATCAGCTCTTAGAAGAGGCCAATGAGGAAATATTAGAAGCACATAAATCGCAAACCGATCTTCTACAATCTTATGCTAATGGTTGTAAAATTGAGATGGAAATTATCATGGTGCATGCTCAAGATCATCTAATGACAACAATGACGTTGCGCGAAGTTGCCATTGAGATGTGTTATCTCTATCAAAAAAACTATCAGTTATCAAATCAATAA
- a CDS encoding BglG family transcription antiterminator — protein MIKQKQRELISLLVRSKNEYKSSQELATQLSLSDRTVRTYLKDLKTIVESNGGNIISKQGYGFQLQIEDRNAFNLFLIEHHLLDKNVEQFQCREASERKHYILNLLLLESQKIDVEALSEQLFISSSQLNKDITEIKSQLLPYELTIKKNYSLVFVDGEEKAKRHFIMSYFFHEDSINFLHHLSYFNQAFETISFDSLTIIILDECREANIKLSDVMIQNIVLHLSLSIKRLQSGLSIQNLDLPVSTNSSLEYQVAERIIARIESIIGFHFPKEEQMYLTLHLMSKSNLIQDDLDDDLGSSLTNLLLKIQQETGYPFLHDEQLKNGLIQHLKPMLVRLQQNIKLDNPLIDEIKRQYCEVFGLVKRYFNQLPNLQQYEVDDDEWGYLALHFLASLEKLKSEQKAKVLIICATGLGSAQLLKNRVESEFDERVKIVATRGYYEIDPEMLNDIDFIISSVDLSSKIFKVPVFHVSVFFCEEDVQAIRRYLSHRQKPNSLPKNSFVTTFDDKQQNHSHYISQIFDDIAADYFYLCSNKPSKQAVLDHLLDLLSINEAKSFKQEMQKQMEKRMVIGEILFSPTIVVPHPAIPVGKIAKIAIAIIPEGLCWDENYPDVKFVFMISPSIYQNSHLAMMTKAIVNLIDDSVMQQAMLKIANFNQFKSLFIQLIEKGA, from the coding sequence ATGATAAAACAAAAACAACGAGAACTAATTAGTTTACTTGTTCGTTCTAAAAATGAATATAAAAGTAGTCAAGAACTAGCTACGCAATTATCGTTATCTGATCGTACCGTACGTACCTACCTTAAAGATTTAAAAACTATAGTTGAAAGTAATGGCGGTAATATAATAAGTAAACAAGGTTACGGTTTTCAATTACAAATTGAAGATCGAAATGCATTTAATTTATTTTTAATTGAACACCATTTATTAGATAAAAATGTTGAACAATTTCAATGTCGAGAAGCGAGTGAACGAAAACATTATATTTTGAATTTATTGTTATTAGAGAGTCAAAAAATTGATGTTGAAGCATTATCAGAACAACTATTTATCAGCTCATCTCAATTAAATAAAGATATTACCGAAATTAAATCTCAATTACTTCCTTATGAACTAACGATTAAAAAAAATTATTCACTAGTTTTTGTTGATGGTGAAGAAAAAGCTAAACGTCATTTTATAATGAGCTATTTTTTTCATGAGGATTCAATTAATTTTCTACACCATTTGTCCTATTTTAATCAAGCTTTTGAAACCATTAGTTTTGATTCATTAACTATTATTATTTTAGATGAATGTCGTGAGGCAAATATTAAATTATCAGATGTGATGATACAAAATATTGTCTTGCATTTATCATTAAGTATTAAGCGGTTACAATCGGGACTTTCGATTCAAAATCTTGATTTGCCTGTTTCAACAAATTCGTCACTTGAATACCAAGTTGCCGAGCGAATTATCGCTCGCATTGAATCGATTATTGGTTTTCATTTTCCTAAAGAAGAACAGATGTACCTTACTCTCCATTTGATGAGTAAATCTAATTTAATCCAAGATGATCTGGATGATGATTTAGGTTCGTCACTAACAAATTTGCTATTAAAGATCCAACAAGAAACAGGCTATCCTTTTTTGCATGATGAACAATTAAAAAATGGATTAATCCAACATTTAAAACCAATGTTAGTGCGTTTACAACAAAATATTAAATTAGATAATCCATTAATAGATGAAATCAAACGTCAATACTGTGAGGTCTTTGGGTTAGTTAAGCGTTATTTCAATCAATTACCCAATTTACAACAATATGAAGTGGATGATGATGAATGGGGATATTTAGCGCTGCACTTTTTAGCATCACTAGAAAAGCTAAAAAGTGAACAGAAAGCAAAAGTGTTAATTATTTGTGCAACGGGTCTTGGTAGTGCTCAATTACTTAAAAATCGAGTAGAAAGTGAATTTGATGAAAGAGTGAAAATTGTGGCAACGCGAGGTTATTATGAAATTGATCCAGAAATGTTAAATGACATCGATTTTATTATTTCTTCGGTCGATTTATCGTCAAAAATATTTAAAGTTCCAGTATTTCATGTTTCAGTATTTTTTTGTGAAGAAGACGTTCAAGCGATTCGCCGTTATCTTTCCCATAGACAAAAACCTAATTCATTGCCAAAAAATTCATTTGTGACAACGTTTGATGATAAACAGCAAAATCATTCGCATTATATTAGCCAAATCTTTGATGATATTGCCGCAGATTATTTTTATTTGTGCTCAAACAAACCATCTAAACAAGCTGTTTTGGATCATTTGCTTGATCTCTTATCTATTAATGAGGCAAAAAGCTTTAAACAAGAAATGCAAAAGCAGATGGAAAAACGGATGGTTATTGGTGAGATACTTTTTAGTCCAACCATAGTGGTTCCTCATCCTGCCATTCCAGTAGGTAAAATAGCTAAAATAGCGATTGCCATTATTCCAGAAGGGCTTTGTTGGGATGAAAACTACCCAGATGTAAAATTCGTTTTTATGATTTCACCGTCAATTTATCAAAATTCTCATTTAGCAATGATGACTAAAGCAATTGTCAATTTAATCGATGATTCGGTCATGCAACAAGCCATGTTAAAAATTGCAAATTTTAACCAGTTTAAATCACTTTTTATCCAACTTATTGAAAAAGGAGCGTAA
- a CDS encoding PTS cellobiose transporter subunit IIB — protein sequence MKKALIICAAGMSSSLMAKKVTEFFANQNKAIELDAVSATEGSNKIKNSDFSLFLISPQTMMMFDKLKALGDEVGKPVVSIPFQAYIPIPSGIEQLAKLVEDNIN from the coding sequence ATGAAAAAAGCGTTAATTATTTGTGCAGCAGGTATGTCATCATCACTTATGGCTAAAAAAGTTACTGAATTTTTTGCTAACCAAAATAAAGCTATTGAACTTGATGCGGTATCGGCAACTGAAGGTAGTAATAAGATTAAAAATAGTGATTTTTCACTGTTCTTAATTAGCCCTCAAACCATGATGATGTTTGATAAATTAAAAGCATTAGGTGATGAAGTAGGAAAACCAGTGGTGAGTATTCCTTTTCAGGCATATATCCCAATACCATCTGGTATTGAACAATTAGCTAAATTAGTCGAGGATAATATTAACTAA
- a CDS encoding 6-phospho-beta-glucosidase: MNNKGLPKDFLWGGAVAAHQLEGAWQVGGKGMSVADVMTVGSPKSYRKITEGIIPGEYYPNHEAIDFYHYYKDDIKLFAEMGFKCFRTSIAWTRIFPKGDELEPNEEGLKFYDDLFDECLKYNIEPVVTLSHFELPYYLVTEYGGFRNRKLIDFFVRFAEVCFDRYKNKVKYWMTFNEINNQANFDEDFAPFTNSGIYYKEGDNREEIMYQAAHYELVASAKAVQIGHAINPDFQIGCMIALVPIYPETCKPSDILMAQKVMERKYFFTDVHVHGKYPNYIKKYWQRKNIKLDITSQDLEELKKGTVDYIGFSYYMSNVVRHNQGNDHYDYNEKTDLVGNQYVKKSDWGWQIDPEGLRYTLNWLTDTYQLPLFIVENGFGAYDKVESDGSVHDNYRIEYLREHIKQMKLAIIEDGVDLMGYTPWGCIDLVSAGTGEMEKRYGFIYVDKDNKGNGTLKRSRKDSFAWYKKVIESNGEIL; this comes from the coding sequence ATGAATAATAAAGGTTTACCAAAAGATTTTCTATGGGGCGGTGCTGTTGCTGCTCACCAATTGGAAGGTGCTTGGCAAGTTGGCGGCAAAGGTATGAGTGTTGCTGATGTGATGACAGTTGGATCGCCGAAAAGCTATCGCAAAATCACTGAAGGTATTATTCCTGGTGAGTATTATCCTAATCACGAAGCTATCGATTTTTATCATTATTATAAAGATGATATCAAGTTATTTGCTGAAATGGGGTTTAAGTGTTTTCGAACTTCAATTGCTTGGACGCGAATTTTTCCAAAAGGTGATGAGCTTGAACCAAATGAAGAAGGTTTAAAGTTTTACGATGATTTGTTTGATGAATGTTTAAAATATAACATTGAACCTGTGGTCACTCTTTCTCATTTCGAATTACCTTATTATTTAGTAACCGAATATGGTGGTTTTCGTAATCGTAAATTAATCGATTTCTTTGTTCGCTTTGCCGAAGTCTGTTTTGATCGTTATAAAAATAAAGTCAAATATTGGATGACCTTTAATGAAATTAATAACCAAGCTAATTTTGACGAAGATTTTGCTCCTTTCACTAATTCTGGTATCTATTATAAAGAAGGTGATAATCGTGAAGAGATCATGTATCAAGCCGCTCATTATGAATTAGTTGCCAGTGCAAAAGCAGTTCAAATTGGTCATGCGATTAACCCTGATTTTCAAATTGGATGCATGATTGCACTAGTGCCAATCTATCCTGAAACTTGCAAACCAAGCGACATCCTAATGGCACAAAAAGTTATGGAACGTAAATACTTCTTTACTGATGTTCATGTGCATGGCAAATACCCAAATTACATTAAAAAATATTGGCAACGTAAAAATATCAAGTTAGATATTACTTCGCAAGATTTAGAAGAGTTAAAGAAAGGAACCGTAGACTATATTGGCTTTAGTTATTACATGTCCAATGTTGTTAGGCACAATCAAGGCAATGATCATTATGATTATAATGAAAAAACTGATTTAGTTGGTAATCAATATGTTAAAAAATCAGATTGGGGTTGGCAAATTGATCCAGAAGGCTTACGTTATACCTTAAATTGGCTAACTGACACCTATCAATTACCGCTATTCATTGTGGAAAATGGTTTTGGTGCTTATGACAAAGTTGAGTCTGATGGTAGCGTTCATGATAATTATCGAATTGAATATCTACGTGAACATATAAAACAAATGAAGTTAGCCATTATTGAAGATGGCGTTGACTTGATGGGGTATACACCATGGGGTTGTATTGATCTCGTTTCTGCTGGTACTGGTGAAATGGAAAAACGTTACGGTTTTATCTATGTAGATAAAGATAATAAAGGCAATGGTACCTTAAAACGTAGTCGTAAAGATTCTTTTGCTTGGTATAAAAAAGTCATTGAGTCGAATGGTGAAATTTTATAA
- a CDS encoding carboxymuconolactone decarboxylase family protein, translating to MSDYQSREDFKYLACLLKSAPNETQAFIDFDQQTIKRNDGNIPIKIRELIALAIALTTQCAYCIDVHVKGAKRAGASLEELAELISISASVRAGATMAHGLLATRLFEQKNG from the coding sequence ATGAGTGATTATCAATCGAGAGAAGATTTTAAATATTTAGCATGTTTATTGAAATCAGCTCCAAATGAAACACAAGCATTTATTGATTTTGATCAGCAAACGATTAAGCGAAATGATGGAAATATTCCAATAAAAATTCGAGAGTTAATAGCTTTAGCTATTGCACTAACAACGCAATGTGCTTATTGCATTGATGTTCATGTCAAAGGTGCAAAACGAGCAGGAGCTAGTTTAGAAGAGTTGGCTGAATTAATTTCCATTTCCGCATCGGTAAGAGCAGGTGCAACTATGGCGCATGGTTTGTTAGCAACGCGATTATTTGAACAAAAAAATGGTTAA
- a CDS encoding sigma factor-like helix-turn-helix DNA-binding protein, whose protein sequence is MINAILVLPIIYREVLILRDIREYSSPEVADQLGINVEAVKSRLHRARMLIKEKINSRKLSRF, encoded by the coding sequence TTGATCAATGCAATTCTTGTTTTGCCAATAATCTATCGAGAAGTTCTAATTTTAAGAGATATTAGGGAATATTCATCCCCAGAAGTCGCTGACCAACTAGGTATTAATGTTGAGGCGGTAAAAAGCCGATTGCACCGAGCTAGAATGCTAATAAAAGAAAAAATTAATTCACGAAAACTTTCAAGATTTTAA
- a CDS encoding YciI family protein, with protein MFIFSLSYLKPISQVEKYLQAHIDYLERYYQLGHFIASGRKIPRTGGIIICRAESHEQAMSIIQQDPFYIHQIAQYELIEFVPSKYAKGFDDFI; from the coding sequence ATGTTCATTTTTTCTCTTTCTTATCTCAAACCTATTAGTCAAGTTGAAAAATATTTACAAGCACATATTGATTATCTAGAGCGTTATTATCAATTAGGACATTTTATTGCTTCAGGTCGCAAAATTCCTCGCACTGGTGGTATTATTATTTGTCGTGCTGAGAGTCATGAACAAGCCATGTCTATCATACAACAAGATCCATTTTATATTCACCAAATTGCTCAATATGAATTAATTGAATTTGTTCCTAGCAAATATGCCAAAGGGTTTGATGATTTTATCTAA
- a CDS encoding ChaB family protein, which produces MPYQTRDDLPESVRHVLPTHAQDIFKEAFNSAIKEYQDPKKRRDKSDAEQVAFRVAWSAVEKVYHKDEHGKWVAK; this is translated from the coding sequence ATGCCATATCAAACAAGAGATGATTTACCTGAATCAGTCCGACATGTTTTACCTACCCATGCTCAAGATATTTTTAAAGAAGCTTTTAATAGTGCTATAAAAGAGTATCAAGATCCGAAAAAAAGACGCGATAAAAGTGATGCTGAACAAGTTGCTTTTCGTGTTGCTTGGTCAGCGGTTGAAAAGGTCTATCATAAGGATGAGCATGGCAAATGGGTAGCTAAATAA